Part of the Rhodothermales bacterium genome is shown below.
GGCGTTGAGCGTGTAGCCCTTGCGGACGATCAAGCGATCAGCGGTTAGGACGCATGCAGTTTTGTTGGCAGACAAAACTCTTCCTTGCCCCAACAAGTTGGGTCCCATGCTGTCACACGGAGTGCACTCCGAGTCACACGCTGACCAATCGCCTACGGGAAGCCCAACGCGAAAAAAAATCACGAGCCAGGACAACATTTTGGGGGGCAAAACCGATAATAGAGGCGGACGGTTTCGCGCATTGCGACGAGGGCGGACCGTCAGAAGAGGGCGATGGGTCACCGGGGGTCACAATCGATGCGAGCGAGGAGATTCTCCTGATGCAGCACGCCAAACAAGCGTTGACGTGGCTCACCTACGCACAAGCGGCTTCCTACACGGGCTGGTCAGTCGGTCATCTACGGAACCTCGTCTCGGCTGGGCGAATACCGGTCTACGGACGATCCCGCGTGCGCCGGTTCCGACGGGATATGTTAGACCTGTTCCTGACGAATCCGAACATGGCGATGCGGGAGTTCCTGTTGGAAAGGAACGAACCGCATGGCCGTTAGAAAGCTGGCCAACTCATGGCAATACGACTTCACGCTTCAAGGCTACGGACGCCGGCGCAAAGCTGGCTTCCGAACCAAGGCCGAGGCGCGCGAAACCGAACAGAGGGCTCGCGAAGACCTGATCGCAGGTCACAAGCGAGTTCGCTTCGCCGATGCGTACGAGTAGTACATGTCGGCCACGACGATGAAGGATCGCAGCCGGGATGCCTACCGGGATCTCTGGCCGCAGATCAAACCCGTGCTCGGACACCTCTTCATCGAGGAGGTGGACACCTCGGCGATGGACGCGCTCAAGCGCGCCCTACCCGCCCACCTCGGACCGAAATCGGTCAACAACCGGCTTGCCTTAGTACGAGCCGTTCTTCGGTTCTGTTGGAAGCGGGGTCGCCTCGCGGCGATTCCGTACGTCCCGACAGAGCGCGCCCCGAAAAAGAAGCCCACCTGGTACTCCGAAAAGGAACGGGATCGCTTCTTGGCCGGGATGTTCGAGCTACAACCGCAGCGGTACCTGTTCTTCTACCTGTCGGCCCGGCTCGGGCTGAGGGTGTCGGAGGTCTACGCCATCTCCCGAAGCCGGCTTCGGGACATCCCCCCGCAGCTGGTCGTCGACCGGGCGGTCCAGCGCGGGACCAAAGAGCGCCCTGCCGTCCTGGCGACGCGCAAGAACAACGAGGCCTACGTTCTCGAGCTCAGCGAGGACATCCTCGGTGCGATCCGCTGGCACGTTCGCCAAGGGTACGCTGGCCCGGAGTTCCTGTTCTCCAAGGACGGGACGTTCCCGCGCTACATCGACAGCTACAAACGCCCCATGGTGGCCGTGCAACGAGCGCTAGGGCTCCGACCGCTGAGCCATCACGCTCTTGGTCGGCATTCAGTCGCGAGCCAG
Proteins encoded:
- a CDS encoding tyrosine-type recombinase/integrase — encoded protein: MKDRSRDAYRDLWPQIKPVLGHLFIEEVDTSAMDALKRALPAHLGPKSVNNRLALVRAVLRFCWKRGRLAAIPYVPTERAPKKKPTWYSEKERDRFLAGMFELQPQRYLFFYLSARLGLRVSEVYAISRSRLRDIPPQLVVDRAVQRGTKERPAVLATRKNNEAYVLELSEDILGAIRWHVRQGYAGPEFLFSKDGTFPRYIDSYKRPMVAVQRALGLRPLSHHALGRHSVASQAVTNGHSIKAVQAQLGHRSEQSTHMYAHLGSHAQLRLVESLQPVAPPHVNVRSTSKKKGT
- a CDS encoding helix-turn-helix domain-containing protein is translated as MQHAKQALTWLTYAQAASYTGWSVGHLRNLVSAGRIPVYGRSRVRRFRRDMLDLFLTNPNMAMREFLLERNEPHGR